The following proteins are encoded in a genomic region of Montipora foliosa isolate CH-2021 chromosome 8, ASM3666993v2, whole genome shotgun sequence:
- the LOC138012939 gene encoding NACHT domain- and WD repeat-containing protein 1-like isoform X1, which yields MEIRGSYVFSSSEFASVNMGCSPSKSAIRFISALGDERMKESDEGCLLIGHTDLISRTAEHEEHCKVLPPSEVLPDILDPRLVQKTVRIFLSSTFTDTRLDRNELMQEVFEPIRDLCQQRGVAFEVVDLRWGVRQESVDDHRVVNICMEEIKRCQEISLGIVFIALLGDKYGWRPLPPSVDSDEFESLLEHIDKLDRELVTTWYHRDDNAVPPCHLLQPISSQFPIHSTDRNELSKAWEEWGTIEKKIWSLLRTAAEKIGLEEENKHKYTVSVTQLEVESGVVSDPEANQRSVVVDRRFDNVNETDKEARNYVNLQEDGKKDPECIKLLSELKEDRIPLSLDIGRVLKFTDLRWHPEGLSKDKHGDYLREMCKRTKDLLISRITEVLQSLQPTSPVMEEVTRHAIFCRDHTQSFQGRKDILQSIHKYLGIQDPMMPLVVYGESGVGKTSLMAKVVMEMQERNKDRKVAILYRFSGTTPDSSTGRALTESFCEQLKLVYDISDEVPEDYKGLCEIFPSFIGHASEQKPLCIVIDSLDQLTDADGARRFLEWLPRKLPAHVHMVLSTLPVEGGCLQRLKTFGLLSERFLEVTRLDVHDGPVILENWLQSVNRTLTPEQQAFVLDAFNRCPLPLYLHLLFNKCRSWPSYKNIADTILESDVIGMINSLYQALEKYHGQMLVGRVLGLLAAGTDGMNSEDILNILSCDEELLTDVLVWHEPPKRRLPPLLLARLKYDLGPFLVERGAYGVSLLALYHRQFVEVARERYLVEDRNKETQSNIADYFSGEYHKKYGQERDIPAQPHAYSSVALNLRKLDRLPEALLEARDFKRLRSTLGDLKFIQAKCMAGMGYELLAEATRALSCAVNEQTEPHSQVIKDLEDILGFLRSEIHILSGSPILTYQQAATYPQNHWIARNALRMRLAFDQPDPDNIPTPDRWVEWLNKPEVPEAFELELGGHSKGILSTCFAKDNRTLLSGSADGTIRVWDSQTGELHAQLEDHQGPVTCVRLSPDGTIMASASADKTIRLWRFPAIKCLRILGGHEDRVTCVAFSKGGDKLLSSSKDKTLKIWDVVTGANLETLRGHKSFPMSCAWSPLDQSIAASCGDQLELFIWDLEEKKIRHTLEGHQRDDNPNFPVRDTLEGYAELDFKALIWSMCFSPDGKHLASACVDSDVILWDVQTGARVWTFNLPNDASTIAFVKTDHGTLLAAGSSAHHTVTLFDATFDEASYDVSARSRTLALLGGHSNWVLDVAFNGDGTLLASAASDKTVRVWDATAAEKLREARFHSERCWSVAYSEDGKWLASASDDFKVCVWDMEALKVSLIYEGHENKRTFSCGVRACTFSRDSKQVASGGDELKIRIWSRESGKDNIVLHCGESMLPWCLRFSMDDKRLVSVGEFANGAIVWDLEKQSKITVLEGHERFCQYTEFSPSGKFILTSSIDNSARIWNSSSLEHVTTVVQPDWVTCATFSHDEKMLATCSKDELVRLWDTSTWKETCVMRGHDSEIRMVSFSPNDQFLASGALDQTIRIWDCDTGHQVQVFYAASGIWGLAWHPIVADMLTAGDAVGYLYFLKLHERKNGHDQED from the exons gttCTCCCTCCCTCAGAGGTTCTCCCGGATATCCTGGATCCGAGGCTTGTTCAAAAGACTGTTCGTATTTTCCTGAGCTCAACCTTTACTGATACCCGGTTGGATAGAAATGAACTTATGCAGGAAgtatttgaaccaatcagagacTTGTGTCAGCAGCGTGGTGTTGCGTTTGAAGTAGTGGACTTACGATGGG GTGTACGCCAAGAGTCAGTGGACGACCACCGCGTGGTAAACATTTGTATGGAAGAAATAAAGCGTTGTCAAGAGATATCGCTTGGCATTGTCTTCATCGCCCTTTTGGGAGACAAATATGGTTGGAGACCTCTACCTCCATCTGTCGACTCTGATGAATTTGAATCCCTGCTTGAACATATTGATAAATTGGACCGGGAGTTGGTCACAACATGGTATCATCGCGATGATAACGCGGTCCCTCCCTGTCATCTTCTGCAACCCATCTCGTCCCAATTTCCCATTCATTCCACGGACAGAAACGAGCTGTCCAAGGCCTGGGAGGAATGGGGaacaattgaaaagaagatttgGAGTCTACTGCGAACTGCGGCAGAAAAAATAGGACtggaagaagaaaacaaacacaAGTACACTGTGTCCGTGACTCAGCTGGAGGTAGAAAGTGGCGTGGTTTCAGACCCTGAGGCAAACCAGCGTTCTGTAGTTGTTGATCGAAGATTTGACAACGTAAATGAAACGGACAAAGAAGCGAGAAATTACGTTAATTTGCAG GAAGATGGAAAAAAAGATCCTGAATGTATCAAGCTTTTATCGGAGCTAAAAGAAGATCGCATACCACTTTCACTGGATATTGGTCGGGTGCTTAAATTCACCGATCTGCGATGGCATCCCGAAGGTCTCAGTAAAGACAAACATGGAGACTACTTAAGAG AGATGTGCAAGCGAACCAAAGATCTTCTAATATCTCGCATTACCGAAGTTTTGCAAAGTCTTCAACCCACCAGTCCAGTTATGGAAGAAGTCACGCGTCATGCAATCTTCTGTCGAGATCATACTCAATCGTTTCAAGGACGTAAAGATATTTTGCAATCCATCCACAAGTATCTCGGCATTCAAGATCCCATGATGCCCTTAGTGGTTTATGGTGAATCTGGAGTTGGGAAGACGTCATTGATGGCGAAAGTTGTCATGGAAATGCAAGAAAGAAACAAGGACAGAAAAGTGGCCATCTTGTATCGCTTTTCTGGAACAACCCCTGACTCATCAACCG GTCGCGCCCTCACAGAGAGTTTCTGCGAACAGCTTAAACTTGTTTATGACATTAGCGATGAGGTTCCTGAAGACTACAAAGGCTTGTGCGAGATCTTTCCGTCATTTATCGGGCATGCTTCAGAGCAAAAACCGCTGTGCATTGTGATTGATTCCTTAGACCAATTGACTGACGCAGACGGTGCAAGGCGTTTCTTGGAATGGCTCCCACGCAAGCTTCCAGCGCATGTGCACATGGTATTATCTACTCTACCCGTGGAGGGTGGGTGTTTGCAGCGCCTGAAAACATTTGGATTACTATCTGAGCGATTCTTAGAG GTGACCCGGCTTGATGTGCATGATGGACCTGTAATCCTTGAAAACTGGCTTCAATCGGTCAACAGAACGCTGACCCCTGAACAGCAGGCGTTCGTATTGGATGCCTTCAACCGCTGTCCGTTACCGCTTTATTTGCATTTGCTGTTTAACAAGTGTCGTTCTTGGCCTTCATACAA AAACATCGCAGACACAATCCTTGAGTCCGACGTGATTGGAATGATAAATTCTCTCTACCAAGCCCTCGAAAAGTATCACGGTCAAATGCTTGTGGGGAGAGTCCTGGGTCTTTTGGCGGCGGGAACGGATGGCATGAATTCAGAAgacattttgaatattttaagtTGTGATGAGGAACTCTTAACTGACGTGTTGGTCTGGCACGAGCCACCCAAGCGCCGTCTGCCACCCTTGTTGCTGGCACGTTTGAAGTACGATCTTGGCCCGTTTTTAGTTGAGAGGGGTGCATATGGAGTGTCTCTGTTAGCTCTGTATCACAG GCAGTTTGTAGAGGTCGCTAGAGAGAGATACCTCGTAGAGGATCGTAACAAGGAAACACAAAGCAATATCGCCGACTACTTCTCTGGCGAATATCACAAGAAATATGGCCAAGAACGAGACATTCCTGCTCAGCCACATGCTTACTCATCGGTAGCTCTAAATCTGAGGAAACTGGATCGACTTCCTGAAGCTTTACTCGAGGCACGTGATTTCAAGAGGCTGCGAAGCACCTTGGGGGATTTAAAGTTCATTCAAGCAAAGTGCATGGCTGGAATGGGATATGAGCTTCTCGCGGAGGCTACCAGGGCTCTCAGTTGTGCGGTTAATGAACAAACGGAGCCTCACAGTCAG GTCATCAAAGATCTTGAAGATATTTTGGGATTCTTGCGCAGCGAGATTCACATTTTGAGTGGATCACCGATCTTGACTTACCAGCAGGCAGCTACGTATCCACAAAACCATTGGATCGCCCGAAATGCACTACGCATGCGTTTAGCATTTGATCAACCTGATCCTGACAACATCCCTACACCAGATAGGTGGGTGGAGTGGTTGAACAAGCCAGAAGTTCCGGAAGCTTTTGAACTTGAACTCGGTGGGCATTCGAAAGGTATTCTGTCGACTTGCTTTGCAAAGGACAACAGGACTTTGCTCTCTGGTTCGGCCGATGGAACAATCAGAGTTTGGGACAGTCAAACAGGAGAATTGCATGCACAACTTGAGGATCATCAAGGACCTGTCACTTGTGTTCGGCTTTCCCCGGATGGCACCATAATGGCGTCTGCATCAGCTGACAAGACTATCCGACTGTGGAGATTTCCTGCCATTAAATGTTTAAG gatTCTGGGGGGACACGAAGACAGAGTGACCTGCGTCGCCTTCTCGAAAGGTGGAGACAAGCTTCTTTCATCATCAAAAGACAAGACCCTAAAAATCTGGGACGTGGTTACGGGTGCCAACCTAGAGACACTCAGGGGACACAAAAGCTTCCCTATGTCATGTGCCTGGTCACCACTTGATCAATCAATTGCTGCTTCGTGCGGTGATCAGCTGGAACTCTTCATATGGGATCTCGAGGAGAAGAAAATCAGGCATACCTTGGAGGGCCACCAGCGCGACGACAATCCAAATTTTCCCGTCAGAGACACCTTGGAAGGTTATGCAGAGCTTGACTTCAAAGCCCTTATTTGGTCCATGTGTTTCTCTCCTGATGGAAAGCATCTTGCGTCCGCCTGCGTGGACAGTGACGTCATCTTATGGGACGTGCAAACTGGGGCAAGGGTCTGGACGTTCAACCTTCCAAACGACGCTTCTACTATTGCTTTTGTGAAGACTGACCACGGTACGTTATTGGCTGCTGGCTCTTCCGCTCATCATACGGTCACTCTCTTCGATGCAACCTTTGATGAAGCCAGCTATGACGTCAGCGCTAGATCTAGGACCCTCGCATTGTTAGGTGGTCATTCAAATTGGGTACTGGATGTGGCGTTTAATGGAGATGGTACTTTGCTGGCATCTGCTGCTTCGGACAAAACCGTACGCGTCTGGGACGCTACGGCAGCAGAAAAACTACGTGAAGCGCGTTTTCATTCAGAACGCTGTTGGAGTGTGGCATACTCTGAAGACGGGAAATGGCTGGCTTCAGCATCAGATGACTTTAAG GTATGTGTATGGGACATGGAGGCGCTGAAGGTCTCTTTGATCTATGAAGGACACGAGAATAAAAGAACTTTTTCCTGCGGAGTGCGCGCGTGTACCTTTTCACGAGATTCCAAACAGGTCGCCAGTGGTGGAGACGAGCTCAAAATTCGCATTTGGTCGCGAGAGAGCGGTAAGGATAACATCGTGTTGCACTGCGGCGAGTCCATGCTTCCTTGGTGCCTTCGATTCTCAATGGACGACAAAAGATTGGTCTCCGTCGGCGAGTTTGCAAACGGTGCGATTGTGTGGGACTTAGAGAAACAATCTAAGATTACCGTCTTGGAAGGGCATGAACGCTTCTGCCAATATACTGAATTTTCTCCATCAGGAAAGTTCATCCTAACCAGTTCAATAGACAACtctgcaagaatctggaacagcTCCAGTCTAGAGCACGTGACCACTGTAGTGCAACCAGATTGGGTGACCTGTGCCACGTTCTCTCACGACGAGAAGATGTTAGCCACTTGTTCAAAAGATGAATTGGTGCGTCTGTGGGACACAAGCACCTGGAAAGAGACATGCGTGATGCGAGGACACGATTCTGAGATCCGAATGgtaagtttttctcccaatgaccAGTTTTTGGCGAGTGGGGCCTTGGACCAAACCATTCGTATATGGGATTGCGATACTGGTCACCAGGTTCAAGTGTTTTATGCGGCTTCTGGGATCTGGGGGCTAGCTTGGCACCCAATTGTGGCAGATATGCTGACGGCTGGAGATGCTGTTGGTTATCTTTACTTCTTAAAGCTTCACGAGCGAAAAAACGGACATGACCAAGAGGACTAG